A single region of the Novosphingobium sp. SL115 genome encodes:
- a CDS encoding GIY-YIG nuclease family protein: MEKGGWVYIMANRYRGGMYIGVTSDLTRRVWQHREGDGSIHVADFGKTRLVYAERQAEIEPAIAREKLVKKWRREWKFALIEADNPDWLDLWEQWYPTVEAREGDVAR; this comes from the coding sequence ATGGAAAAGGGCGGCTGGGTTTACATCATGGCAAACCGCTATCGTGGCGGGATGTATATTGGCGTCACTTCCGATCTCACCCGGCGCGTGTGGCAGCATCGCGAAGGTGACGGTTCGATCCACGTTGCGGACTTTGGCAAGACAAGGCTGGTCTATGCCGAACGGCAGGCGGAAATCGAACCCGCCATTGCACGCGAGAAGCTGGTCAAGAAATGGCGCCGGGAATGGAAATTCGCGCTGATCGAAGCAGACAATCCCGATTGGCTGGACCTTTGGGAGCAGTGGTATCCGACGGTGGAAGCGCGGGAAGG